The window CACCTTCTGCAAGGATGGTTTCCCAGATTGCGCCTTTGCCATAAAGCTCTTTGTTCACTTTATCCCAACCGCCGAGGTACTCAATGTTGAATAAGCCGGCAGGCGTTGTATAGTTTTTCTCGTATTGCTTAGCGACCTCAGGAAGAACGGAACGGAAGCCTTTTTCTGCGAATACTTTTTGTGCTTCAGGTGTATATAAGAAGTCTAGGAAGGCTTGCGCTACTTCACGATTACCATGTTTGTCAACATATTTATCAATAAGGGCAACTGGATTCTCAATGGATGTTGTGTATTGTGGAATGATTTCAACATACTTTTTACCGGATTGAATACGAGCCAGAAGCTCATTTTCATAAGTAACGATCGCATCGCCAACACCTTTATCGAAGGTAGTAAGGGAATCGGCTCCACTTTTATCTAATACTTTAATGTTTTTGTATACTTTGCTAACGAGATCTTTTGCAGCAGCAGGGTCTTTTTTACCTGCAGCCTCAGAAGCTTTCAAGCCTGCGCCGTAGATGGCATTAATATCCCATTTGGCTCCGCCGGAAGTGCTCGGATTAGGAATCAGAACTTCAACACCCGGCTTCGTCAAATCAGCCCAGTCTTTAATTCCTTTAGGATTACCTTCACGAACACCAATTGCAGCAATTGAAGCTGTGATATTACCTTTGTAAGGATTGTTTTTCCAGTCGTGCGTAATTAACCCCTTCTCAGCGATCTTTTGAACATCCCCTTCCAAAGACAGTGGAGCGATGTCAGCTTCAAAACCTTGGATAATGGCAGTAGCTTGAGCACCAGAAGCCACATAAGATTCTTGGAATTCAACAGTTTGACCTGTTTTCTTTTTCCAATGATCTTTAAATTTCGGAATAATGAGATCGAAGGATTCTTTGACGACCGAGTAAGCTCCGAGTGTAATCGTCACTTTTTCAGCCTTTGGCGAAGCGCTTGCCGCGGTTGTTGCAGCAGCTGTTGATGCCGCAGGTGTACTTGCAGATTTCGTGCCAGTACCACAAGCTGTAAGTGCGATACTTGCAGTGAATAGTGTTGCTGTGATTAAGCCAAGCGTTTTGAAATTTTTCATGGTTTACAACTCCCCTTCTAAATGTATACACAATTTTTATATAAAAACAGGCAGCGGATCTTGTTTGGCCTGATTCTCAATCAACTTATTGTCCGTTTTCGTAAATACGGATATGTGATGGATGAGGATATTTACCTCATCTCCAGGTTGGTAAATCTTTTCCTTCACGGACTGGTATGCAAATAGCTTGATAGCTCCTGTATCAATCTCCAAATACCAGGAGTCCCCACGGAAATGAGCATGTGTGAC is drawn from Paenibacillus sp. V4I7 and contains these coding sequences:
- a CDS encoding sulfate ABC transporter substrate-binding protein; translation: MKNFKTLGLITATLFTASIALTACGTGTKSASTPAASTAAATTAASASPKAEKVTITLGAYSVVKESFDLIIPKFKDHWKKKTGQTVEFQESYVASGAQATAIIQGFEADIAPLSLEGDVQKIAEKGLITHDWKNNPYKGNITASIAAIGVREGNPKGIKDWADLTKPGVEVLIPNPSTSGGAKWDINAIYGAGLKASEAAGKKDPAAAKDLVSKVYKNIKVLDKSGADSLTTFDKGVGDAIVTYENELLARIQSGKKYVEIIPQYTTSIENPVALIDKYVDKHGNREVAQAFLDFLYTPEAQKVFAEKGFRSVLPEVAKQYEKNYTTPAGLFNIEYLGGWDKVNKELYGKGAIWETILAEGGAK